A single Pseudomonas putida DNA region contains:
- a CDS encoding EamA family transporter, with product MPLKDLLIALVVIVAWGVNFVVIKVGLDGLPPMLLGALRFLLVAFPAVLLVKRPKLPWRWLIAYGATISLGQFAFLFQAMYSGMPPGLASLVLQSQAFFTLGFAALFLGERLRLASVLGLLVAASGLALIGSEDSGHVPLVALLLTLCGGAMWGMGNIITRRFGSVDLVALVIWGGLIPPLPFLALSWWLEGPERISHSLANIGWSSVLSLAYLAFVATMLGYSLWSKLLSRHPAGKVAPFSLLVPVIGLSSSAWLLGERLTAVQGWGALLVMLGLLVNVFGAKLGQRLRAASAQ from the coding sequence ATGCCGCTCAAGGACCTGCTGATCGCCCTGGTGGTGATTGTCGCCTGGGGAGTCAATTTCGTGGTCATCAAGGTCGGCCTCGATGGCTTGCCGCCGATGCTGCTGGGGGCATTGCGCTTTTTGCTGGTGGCGTTTCCGGCGGTTCTTCTGGTCAAGCGGCCGAAGCTGCCATGGCGCTGGCTGATTGCCTATGGCGCGACCATCTCCCTGGGCCAGTTCGCCTTCCTCTTCCAGGCCATGTACAGCGGCATGCCGCCGGGGCTGGCGTCGCTGGTGCTGCAGTCGCAGGCGTTCTTCACCCTCGGCTTTGCCGCGCTGTTCCTTGGTGAACGCCTGCGCCTGGCCAGTGTGCTGGGGTTGCTGGTGGCCGCCAGCGGCCTGGCGCTGATCGGCAGTGAAGATAGCGGCCATGTGCCGTTGGTGGCGTTGCTGCTGACTTTGTGTGGCGGGGCCATGTGGGGCATGGGCAACATCATCACCCGCCGCTTTGGCTCGGTGGACCTGGTGGCGCTGGTGATCTGGGGCGGGTTGATTCCACCGTTGCCGTTCCTGGCCTTGTCATGGTGGCTGGAAGGGCCGGAGCGGATCAGCCATTCGCTGGCCAATATCGGTTGGAGCTCGGTGCTGTCACTGGCTTACCTGGCGTTTGTTGCCACCATGCTTGGCTACAGCTTGTGGAGCAAGTTGCTGTCGCGCCACCCGGCAGGCAAAGTGGCACCGTTTTCGCTGCTGGTGCCGGTGATTGGCCTCAGCTCGTCGGCCTGGTTGCTGGGTGAGCGGCTGACGGCGGTGCAAGGGTGGGGCGCACTGCTGGTGATGCTCGGCCTGCTGGTCAATGTGTTCGGGGCGAAGCTGGGGCAGCGCCTGCGGGCGGCCAGCGCGCAATGA
- a CDS encoding YbjQ family protein, which yields MIISTTSQLEGRPIAEYLGVVSSESVQGINFVRDFFTRFRDVFGGRSQTLESALREAREQATEELKARARQLQADAVVGVDFEISMPSVQGGMVVVFATGTAVRLK from the coding sequence ATGATCATCTCTACCACCAGCCAGCTCGAAGGCCGCCCGATTGCCGAGTACCTTGGCGTGGTCAGCTCCGAATCGGTGCAGGGCATCAACTTCGTGCGCGATTTCTTTACCCGTTTTCGTGACGTCTTCGGCGGCCGTTCGCAGACCCTGGAAAGCGCCCTGCGCGAGGCCCGCGAGCAGGCCACCGAGGAACTCAAGGCGCGGGCACGGCAGTTGCAAGCCGATGCAGTGGTGGGCGTGGACTTCGAAATCAGCATGCCGTCAGTGCAAGGGGGCATGGTCGTGGTGTTCGCCACCGGTACTGCCGTGCGGCTGAAGTAG
- a CDS encoding group II truncated hemoglobin, translating to MTTPAYGTGDASYQAAGGIAGLRRLVDDFYRMMDQDPAAAPVRQMHPTDLAGSRDKLACFLSGWLGGPPLYAERYGSIGIPSFHAQWPIDAQHAAIWLTCMRDAIALQPWEPAFADYLLRQLQVPAQRIVQAASARHPQA from the coding sequence ATGACTACCCCTGCATATGGCACTGGCGACGCCTCGTACCAGGCCGCCGGCGGCATCGCCGGCCTGCGCCGACTGGTCGACGACTTCTACCGGATGATGGACCAGGACCCAGCAGCTGCACCTGTGCGGCAGATGCATCCAACCGACCTCGCTGGCTCGCGCGACAAGCTGGCATGCTTCCTCAGTGGCTGGCTGGGCGGGCCACCGCTGTACGCCGAACGCTATGGCTCGATCGGTATCCCGTCGTTCCATGCGCAATGGCCGATCGACGCGCAACACGCGGCAATCTGGCTGACGTGCATGCGCGATGCAATTGCCTTGCAGCCTTGGGAGCCGGCTTTCGCCGACTACCTGCTGCGCCAGCTACAGGTGCCGGCCCAGCGCATCGTCCAGGCCGCCAGCGCGCGCCACCCTCAGGCCTGA